From Pirellulales bacterium, one genomic window encodes:
- a CDS encoding DUF4416 family protein, protein MGEPSPPEPALRLLAAFSRHQAALDWARTRAEQSWGPVALASPAFAFSQTDYYEATMGPELRKIFFVFADLCDPASIVDAKLESGAWEHEYAALGRHEEPRPLNLDPGYVTSAKLVLASTKDHAHRIYLSRGIYAEVTLYYRDRAWQHHPWTFPDYRRADYQEFFIAARDYLRRRIKQDRR, encoded by the coding sequence ACCTTCGCCACCGGAACCGGCTTTGCGGTTGCTGGCCGCCTTCAGCCGCCATCAAGCAGCGCTGGATTGGGCACGAACGCGCGCCGAGCAGTCTTGGGGCCCCGTCGCGCTGGCCAGCCCGGCTTTTGCCTTCTCTCAGACCGACTACTACGAAGCAACGATGGGACCGGAGCTCCGCAAGATCTTCTTCGTATTTGCCGATCTCTGCGATCCGGCCAGCATCGTGGATGCAAAATTGGAGAGCGGCGCCTGGGAGCACGAGTATGCAGCGCTGGGCCGGCATGAAGAACCGCGCCCGCTGAATCTCGATCCCGGCTACGTGACGAGCGCCAAGCTGGTCCTCGCTTCGACCAAGGATCATGCGCACCGCATCTATCTTTCGCGCGGCATCTACGCCGAGGTAACCTTGTATTACCGCGATCGCGCCTGGCAACATCATCCGTGGACCTTTCCGGATTATCGCCGGGCCGACTATCAAGAATTCTTCATCGCGGCGCGCGACTATTTGCGCCGCCGGATCAAGCAGGACCGCCGATGA